A single region of the Oryzias latipes chromosome 21, ASM223467v1 genome encodes:
- the dhrs12 gene encoding dehydrogenase/reductase SDR family member 12, giving the protein MSIYRNAVWFMKGLQEYTKSGYEAAAKHFVPNDLDVNLTGRSFMVTGANSGIGKAAAQEIAARGGTVHMVCRNKGRAEAAKEEIVERSKNENVHVHIVDMSSAKQVWEFAQNFSQNNKIHVLINNAGCMVNQRELTDEGLEKNFATNTLGTYILTTALIPSLKQVEDPRVITVSSGGMLTQKLNVDDLQFEKGAFDGTMAYAQNKRQQVVLTDKWAAQHKDIHFSSMHPGWADTPAVQSSMPSFHAKMQSKLRTEAMGADTVVWLAVSAAAIKQPSGLFFQDRKPVPTHLPLAWSRPSAQDEDQLLAALQELALKFKP; this is encoded by the exons ATGTCCATTTACAGGAACGCCGTTTGGTTCATGAAAGGACTCCAGGAGTATACGAA GAGTGGCTACGAAGCTGCAGCAAAGCATTTTGTCCCAAATGACCTGGATGTTAACCTGACTGGGAGGTCCTTCATGGTCACAGGAGCTAACAGTGGGATAGGAAAAGCTGCAGCGCAGGAAATTGCTGCCAGAG GGGGGACTGTGCACATGGTGTGTCGAAATAAAGGACGAGCAGAAGCTGCCAAAGAGGAAATTGTGGAGCGGAGTAAAAATGAG aATGTTCATGTTCACATTGTTGACATGTCCAGTGCCAAACAAGTGTGGGAGTTTGCACAGAACTTCTCACAGAACAACAAAATCCATGTGCTG aTCAATAACGCTGGATGCATGGTCAACCAGAGGGAGCTTACGGACGAGGGTTTAGAGAAAAACTTTGCCACAAACACCCTTG GCACATACATCCTCACCACTGCACTCATTCCTTCGCTGAAGCAAGTCGAAGACCCAAGAGTG ATCACGGTGTCCTCAGGTGGCATGCTCACTCAGAAGCTGAACGTGGACGACCTCCAGTTTGAGAAGGGCGCTTTTGACGGCACCATGGCTTACGCTCAGAATAAA AGGCAGCAGGTGGTTCTGACGGACAAATGGGCCGCTCAGCACAAAGACATCCACTTCTCCTCCATGCACCCCGGTTGGGCTGACACACCAG CGGTCCAGTCCTCCATGCCTTCCTTTCATGCTAAGATGCAATCAAAGCTGAGGACGGAGGCCATGGGCGCCGACACGGTGGTGTGGCTCGCCGTTTCCGCTGCCGCCATCAAACAACCAAGTGGCCTCTTCTTCCAAG ACCGCAAACCCGTGCCGACACATCTACCCCTCGCCTGGTCCCGCCCCTCAGCACAGGACGAGGACCAACTTCTGGCAGCACTGCAGGAACTGGCCCTTAAGTTTAAGCCTTAA